A stretch of the Candidatus Dependentiae bacterium genome encodes the following:
- a CDS encoding ankyrin repeat domain-containing protein has product MNAYFLQSVAVIALCSFSCLRAMESEAKSKDLTVLTQAMQAHANRNFPAAVLKKDYRDMRRLLRAKADPNVKDESGNTPLILAAEKNDSKCIEFLLGKNAAINHQNHDGNSAIMVAVSERKYFSACALLQKGSAVDCTLKNKNGHTVGDLARTRTFRELFEEYAELLMVETITDHQR; this is encoded by the coding sequence ATGAATGCTTATTTTTTGCAATCTGTAGCGGTGATAGCGTTGTGTAGTTTTTCTTGCTTAAGAGCTATGGAATCGGAGGCGAAATCGAAAGATTTAACTGTTCTTACGCAAGCAATGCAGGCGCATGCCAATAGAAATTTTCCTGCGGCGGTGCTAAAAAAAGATTACCGAGACATGCGCCGATTACTTCGTGCAAAAGCAGATCCCAATGTTAAGGATGAGAGTGGAAATACTCCCCTTATTCTTGCTGCAGAGAAGAATGATTCTAAATGCATAGAATTTTTGCTTGGAAAAAATGCTGCTATTAATCACCAAAATCATGATGGTAATTCAGCTATTATGGTTGCCGTGTCTGAACGGAAGTACTTTTCAGCTTGTGCATTGTTGCAAAAAGGTAGCGCAGTCGATTGTACGCTTAAAAACAAAAATGGTCATACGGTGGGCGATTTGGCACGTACCCGCACCTTTAGAGAGTTGTTTGAGGAATATGCAGAATTACTTATGGTAGAAACAATTACTGATCATCAAAGATAA
- a CDS encoding ankyrin repeat domain-containing protein codes for MKNMVRRMLVVGLLLSSCVAHESIARSEYKKKTKDSADVRLLKAAELGDVKAMRKALKAGASLEARKAKEDNRTALMLAALKKHHEAVDFLIEQGADVNAVDAYGCSALVKAGYIGDAYIVDALLKADACVACVNKYGETALMNAAEYGHVAAVKRLLKAGANPAAKTDKGKTALDLAKDPAIITLLQKSN; via the coding sequence ATGAAGAATATGGTTCGTAGAATGCTTGTTGTGGGATTATTGCTATCTTCGTGTGTAGCGCATGAATCAATAGCTCGTTCTGAGTACAAGAAAAAAACAAAAGATAGTGCCGATGTGAGATTACTCAAAGCGGCTGAATTAGGTGATGTTAAAGCCATGCGTAAGGCCCTGAAGGCTGGCGCCTCTCTTGAAGCTCGTAAAGCCAAAGAAGATAACCGCACAGCACTCATGTTGGCAGCTTTAAAAAAACATCATGAAGCAGTTGACTTTTTGATTGAACAAGGGGCTGATGTTAACGCCGTTGATGCGTACGGATGCTCAGCGCTTGTTAAAGCCGGATATATCGGTGATGCATACATTGTTGACGCATTACTGAAAGCAGATGCTTGTGTTGCATGTGTGAATAAGTATGGAGAAACAGCACTTATGAATGCCGCTGAATATGGCCATGTTGCTGCAGTAAAGCGTTTACTTAAAGCCGGCGCTAATCCCGCAGCAAAAACAGACAAAGGAAAAACAGCATTAGATCTTGCCAAAGATCCTGCTATTATTACTCTACTTCAAAAATCTAACTAG
- the tgt gene encoding tRNA guanosine(34) transglycosylase Tgt, protein MTQFSFKILHKSSKSRARVGIINTPHGIIETPGFVAVGTNATLKAVDSTMVESLGLQLMFCNTYHLILQPGPNTIKKAGGLHKFIKRSGPIITDSGGFQVFSLAYGTVNDELKSKGQKKHDGSVIKINEDGVLFRSYRNGDAVLLTPESSVQAQKDLGADIIIPLDELPPYHIDPRKLVESLHRTHRWETRSLNTHLANPNNQAMYAVIHGGIDPALRSKSCEYLTKLEFDGFAVGGSLGKTREDMFTMLAHTMPQLPTDKPNHLLGIGDLLSLEQCIKEGVDTFDSSHPTRCARHGLVFTKRGNLKILNSGNKELFRPIEDDCTCMVCQNYTVAYIHHLFKAKEMVAYSLATIHNLHFMIQLMADYRRKILEGEL, encoded by the coding sequence ATGACCCAATTTTCATTTAAAATTCTTCATAAATCATCCAAATCTCGTGCTCGAGTAGGTATAATCAACACACCTCACGGTATCATCGAGACGCCTGGTTTTGTGGCAGTAGGAACCAATGCTACCCTGAAGGCCGTTGACAGCACTATGGTTGAGTCTTTAGGCTTACAACTCATGTTTTGTAATACTTACCATTTAATTTTGCAACCAGGCCCTAACACCATTAAAAAAGCTGGCGGCTTGCACAAATTTATAAAACGCAGTGGCCCCATTATTACCGATTCTGGTGGATTCCAGGTATTCAGCTTGGCCTACGGCACCGTCAACGATGAACTCAAAAGCAAAGGACAAAAAAAACATGACGGCTCGGTGATAAAAATTAACGAAGACGGTGTGTTATTCCGGTCATATCGCAATGGTGATGCCGTACTATTAACTCCCGAATCTTCAGTTCAAGCACAAAAGGATCTTGGTGCGGACATTATTATTCCCCTTGATGAACTCCCGCCCTACCACATCGATCCACGCAAACTGGTAGAATCATTGCATCGTACCCACCGCTGGGAAACTCGCTCACTCAACACACACCTTGCCAACCCCAATAATCAGGCAATGTATGCCGTAATTCATGGTGGCATTGACCCGGCATTGCGCAGCAAAAGTTGCGAATATCTGACCAAATTAGAATTTGATGGCTTTGCTGTTGGTGGCAGTTTAGGAAAAACACGCGAAGATATGTTCACTATGCTTGCGCACACCATGCCACAACTCCCTACCGATAAACCAAATCATTTGCTTGGCATTGGCGATCTATTATCGCTCGAGCAGTGCATTAAGGAAGGGGTCGACACATTTGACAGCTCACACCCAACCCGTTGCGCTCGCCATGGTTTGGTGTTCACCAAACGCGGCAATCTAAAAATTTTAAACAGTGGCAACAAAGAACTGTTCAGACCAATCGAAGATGATTGCACCTGCATGGTCTGCCAAAATTACACCGTTGCCTATATTCACCATCTTTTTAAAGCAAAAGAAATGGTGGCTTATAGCCTTGCAACCATTCACAATTTACATTTTATGATTCAATTAATGGCGGACTATCGCCGCAAAATTCTCGAAGGAGAACTCTAG
- a CDS encoding RNA methyltransferase produces the protein MKQIISIENMEIKSVAALKDSKERYAQGKFIAEGIRTVSTMVQKGMLPFMLYATEKLMPQAQELVADDHITLVSEQVLKKISQTTSPSGILAVFAIPKALAPHTITPGLVLANISDPGNMGTLIRTCAAMNIKSLVVVEGVDPYNPKVIQASAGTIAHVNIFSWDWQEVLENKKQLKLYALVVDGGKNPQTINKEFALLVIGSEAHGIPEQWLADCDERITIPMAGNTESLNAAVAGSIAAYEVFGK, from the coding sequence ATGAAACAGATCATATCCATTGAAAACATGGAAATTAAGTCAGTAGCAGCACTAAAAGACAGCAAAGAACGTTATGCACAAGGCAAATTCATTGCCGAAGGTATTCGCACTGTTTCAACCATGGTGCAAAAGGGCATGCTGCCGTTTATGCTCTATGCTACAGAAAAACTAATGCCACAAGCGCAGGAACTTGTGGCCGATGATCACATCACCCTTGTGTCAGAACAAGTGCTCAAAAAAATCAGCCAAACAACCTCCCCTAGTGGCATATTGGCCGTTTTTGCCATTCCAAAAGCATTAGCTCCGCACACGATTACCCCAGGCTTGGTTCTTGCAAATATTTCCGACCCAGGCAACATGGGCACCTTAATCCGTACTTGTGCTGCGATGAACATTAAGTCACTGGTGGTAGTAGAAGGTGTTGACCCTTACAATCCAAAAGTAATTCAAGCAAGCGCTGGCACTATTGCCCACGTGAATATTTTTTCATGGGATTGGCAGGAAGTTTTGGAAAATAAAAAACAACTTAAACTCTATGCTTTAGTTGTTGATGGCGGAAAAAACCCGCAAACCATTAACAAAGAATTTGCATTACTCGTTATTGGCAGTGAAGCACATGGCATTCCTGAACAATGGCTTGCCGATTGCGACGAACGCATCACCATCCCTATGGCAGGAAACACTGAGAGCTTGAATGCTGCTGTTGCTGGTTCAATTGCTGCTTACGAAGTTTTTGGCAAATAA
- a CDS encoding ankyrin repeat domain-containing protein, which produces MYIKKGIAALLLSTSSIIMPCQHNQDGYEKVGNILKLFAHKLSFMSIRDKVSGGVRNSLECAPLDVNAFDSDGQIPLTLAVQPEPFYKVGNILKLFAHKLLCMSIRDQVPGGVRNSLERTTLDVNAFDSDGQTPLTLAVQPESSYFDLFPVINADIVCSLLDAQADPMAKNSAGQTPIGLAIKARDVHIVGLLLKALECRQQLTDELARKAVMLAAQNKDSSMLKMLIESGGNPHLKGYRGFTPLMRAAENNDAKSIYLLMIKSKVNPNEQNDEGLTAFMIAAQNGHCNAAQALVDCSKIVAAQTTGLALRGSIRNKQGKTVYDLTMPNYMKAWLKEHARR; this is translated from the coding sequence ATAAAAAAAGGAATAGCTGCTTTGCTCCTAAGCACAAGTAGCATTATTATGCCATGCCAACACAATCAAGATGGCTATGAAAAGGTTGGTAATATTTTAAAATTGTTTGCACATAAGCTTTCATTCATGAGCATACGCGACAAAGTGTCTGGTGGAGTACGTAATTCGTTAGAGTGTGCACCATTGGACGTCAATGCATTCGATAGTGACGGACAAATACCACTTACCCTTGCAGTCCAACCGGAGCCATTCTACAAGGTTGGTAATATTTTAAAATTGTTTGCACATAAGCTTTTATGCATGAGCATACGTGATCAAGTGCCTGGTGGTGTACGTAATTCGTTAGAACGTACAACATTGGATGTCAATGCATTTGATAGTGACGGACAAACACCACTTACCCTTGCAGTCCAACCAGAGTCATCCTACTTTGATCTATTTCCTGTTATTAATGCTGATATAGTATGTTCTTTATTAGATGCGCAGGCAGATCCCATGGCAAAAAATAGTGCCGGGCAAACACCCATAGGGCTTGCTATTAAAGCTAGAGATGTGCATATCGTAGGACTTCTTTTGAAAGCATTAGAGTGTCGCCAACAATTAACTGATGAACTTGCGCGAAAAGCGGTCATGCTTGCGGCTCAGAACAAAGATTCATCCATGCTCAAAATGTTAATAGAAAGCGGTGGTAATCCACACCTCAAGGGTTATAGAGGCTTTACGCCACTTATGCGTGCGGCAGAAAATAACGATGCTAAAAGTATCTATCTTCTCATGATAAAGAGTAAAGTGAATCCTAATGAACAAAATGATGAGGGATTAACGGCCTTCATGATTGCGGCACAAAATGGCCATTGCAATGCAGCTCAAGCGTTAGTTGATTGCAGCAAAATTGTGGCGGCACAGACTACAGGGCTTGCTTTGCGGGGGTCTATTCGCAATAAACAGGGAAAGACAGTGTATGATTTAACCATGCCAAATTATATGAAGGCATGGCTTAAAGAACATGCCCGGAGATAA